A genomic window from Engraulis encrasicolus isolate BLACKSEA-1 chromosome 14, IST_EnEncr_1.0, whole genome shotgun sequence includes:
- the zhx3a gene encoding zinc fingers and homeoboxes protein 3 isoform X2: MASKRKSTVPCMIPSKSKHREDIILGCLPELLPTIPEDSILSISGEEGDTRVPPPPTQKKQGNNVTWKPPAATAEAAYSCPPCGFQTRDLTPFLDHLDSHHMDFRAQPSFHCQNCGVSASCFEALILHNAKTHPGTGLAGSPLSTSLRVSKRGGVTVVEQNLFPEASVEPGDAGFPDTTTTTTTSASVKIAKTKEEHKRSVVSHTAEVHRVDPHRDKGMEIRDPTVLAHMQTAAALNGSLGRLPSLPSAMQIVTGAGSLPHLRQNRGPIRPSFTTPVNPPNSSLPLNAFPPSDPNNNNLPKVMIPLSSIPAYDAAMDSSSFLKTSFSKFPYPTKAELCYLTVVSDFPEEQIKLWFTAQRLKQGISWSPEEIEDTRRRMFNTVFQPTPEGAQKQQQQHQQQSHYSIPQHRTVTHSVAMGPNCRVPQIPPGIVNRWKPGVIISQPGMIPRPPPPPTKPPSVVRTTAHLPTRAAALALAEAASSSFSSSGRSISISSGSSSSSSHISQTSAYQQPGHSSAKLPLDSEARVSTLSKDSVSSLAVISRINDHHQPTTISNSPSQSITSSNGSTSALNSIYSNFISNNFCIQNTSPTSKATSYNPNANGGTGSQSKSPGHTNENSNASISTSDSNTSTSPLRTSNTEDSDITNHTSKFSSDNADTSPLTTSNERSGVADNPPGLLHCPTVQPCSPLDPSLSKAKKSQEQLEELKKSYAHCQFPDQREVEKLTAATGLTMGDVQKWFSDKRCQDRNTSGSRSSAEMPSEDVPLPRSATPSSPDLAGNPVMRNGPASQPTLSPPPPKLLKQQDPASAAPHKVPRVPSPDFTAVLYKERDPLHLIALEDSFCQSPQPPEAEVDRLRAETKMTRREIHCWFSERRKREVSQQRDEKMKTEESSEWAKHSHTPPTLTKEDGQFKEEAAGQRPFMKEHYTTDAEQSQSQSGSPEPKVNPIKINLKMLKVADPECKHELTVMSPDQESDISRMMSSPSSSLLSDRVTPDQMHLLRKTFASTPWPNNQQLDELVMVTGLHKSEVVRWFSDSRRIHKNGQLPWLDTYQNTLADSRVWFAEERHSNAIGHTGMQRAEQQTHFMGHDLARGLVGPETIERDQASVLEGSQRYLSSLLTSGDPEGLHGREEAYDTTRAPTTPMQDPWAVKGEEHQQPIDGQSFREHQAQDKQSR; the protein is encoded by the coding sequence ATGGCCAGCAAGAGGAAGTCCACAGTACCGTGCATGATCCCATCCAAGAGCAAACACAGAGAGGACATCATACTGGGGTGCCTGCCTGAGCTACTACCCACAATTCCCGAAGACAGCATTCTCAGCATCTCTGGAGAGGAGGGGGACACACGCGTTCCCCCTCCTCCAACCCAAAAAAAGCAGGGCAACAATGTCACCTGGAAACCCCCTGCTGCCACCGCAGAGGCGGCGTACAGCTGCCCGCCCTGCGGATTCCAGACCAGAGACCTGACACCTTTCCTCGACCATTTGGACAGCCACCACATGGACTTCCGGGCACAGCCAAGCTTCCACTGCCAGAACTGCGGGGTCTCGGCGTCATGCTTCGAGGCCCTGATCTTACACAACGCAAAGACACACCCCGGAACCGGGCTGGCCGGCAGCCCCCTGAGCACCTCCCTTCGGGTGTCCAAGAGAGGCGGGGTGACCGTCGTGGAGCAGAACCTGTTTCCAGAGGCGTCCGTTGAGCCTGGAGACGCCGGATTCCCAgacactactaccaccaccaccaccagtgcatCTGTCAAGATAGCCAAGACCAAGGAGGAGCACAAGAGGAGCGTGGTTTCCCACACTGCCGAGGTGCACAGGGTTGACCCGCACAGGGACAAAGGAATGGAGATCAGAGACCCCACTGTGTTGGCACATATGCAGACCGCAGCAGCACTTAACGGATCCCTGGGGAGACTCCCGTCTCTCCCGTCCGCCATGCAAATTGTCACCGGAGCCGGGTCACTTCCCCACCTCAGGCAGAACAGAGGTCCCATTCGGCCATCTTTTACCACTCCGGTCAACCCTCCGAACTCGTCTCTCCCACTTAACGCTTTCCCGCCCTCCGACCCAAACAACAACAACCTCCCCAAGGTGATGATTCCTCTGAGTAGCATCCCCGCTTACGACGCGGCCATGGACTCCAGTAGTTTCCTCAAGACATCCTTCAGCAAGTTCCCGTACCCGACGAAGGCCGAGCTCTGCTACCTGACCGTCGTGTCTGATTTTCCCGAGGAGCAAATCAAACTGTGGTTCACGGCCCAGCGTCTGAAGCAAGGAATCAGCTGGTCCCCGGAGGAGATCGAAGACACCCGCAGGAGGATGTTCAACACGGTTTTCCAGCCAACACCCGAAGGTgcccagaagcagcagcagcagcatcagcagcagtccCACTACAGCATCCCACAGCACAGAACGGTTACTCATTCGGTTGCCATGGGGCCAAACTGCAGGGTGCCCCAAATACCACCAGGCATCGTCAACAGGTGGAAGCCAGGGGTCATAATCAGCCAACCCGGCATGATTCCGCGGCCTCCGCCTCCTCCCACGAAGCCCCCATCAGTCGTCAGAACAACAGCACATTTACCAACCAGAGCTGCCGCCCTTGCCCTCGCTGAGGCTGCAAGCAGCAGCTTTTCCAGCAGTGGCCGAAGCATCAGtatcagcagtggcagcagcagcagcagcagccacatcaGTCAAACGTCTGCCTATCAACAGCCCGGACATTCGAGCGCCAAGCTGCCTCTTGACAGTGAAGCCAGAGTCAGCACCTTAAGCAAAGACAGTGTTAGCAGCTTGGCTGTCATCAGCCGCATCAATGACCATCACCAACCGACAACAATCAGCAACAGCCCGAGTCAAAGCATCACTTCCAGCAACGGCAGCACCAGTGCCTTGAATAGCATTTATAGCAACTTTATCAGCAACAACTTTTGTATCCAAAACACTAGCCCCACCAGCAAAGCGACAAGCTACAACCCGAACGCTAACGGAGGCACCGGTAGCCAAAGCAAGAGCCCTGGCCACACCAACGAGAACAGCAATGCCAGCATATCTACCAGTGACAGCAACACTAGCACCAGCCCACTAAGAACTAGCAATACTGAAGATAGTGATATCACAAACCACACCAGCAAATTTAGCTCTGACAATGCAGACACTTCCCCCCTCACCACCAGCAATGAAAGAAGTGGAGTGGCGGACAATCCACCTGGCCTGTTGCACTGCCCAACGGTCCAGCCATGTAGTCCCCTAGACCCCTCTCTCAGCAAGGCCAAGAAATCCCAGGAACAGCTGGAGGAACTGAAGAAGAGCTATGCCCACTGCCAGTTTCCAGaccagagagaggtggagaagctcACGGCTGCCACTGGGCTCACCATGGGAGATGTCCAGAAGTGGTTCAGCGACAAGCGGTGCCAGGACCGAAACACGTCAGGTTCTCGGTCTTCGGCGGAGATGCCTTCTGAAGATGTTCCACTGCCACGCTCCGCCACTCCTTCATCCCCGGACCTCGCAGGCAACCCGGTGATGAGAAATGGCCCCGCCAGCCAGCCCACCCTTAGCCCCCCACCCCCGAAACTGCTGAAGCAACAAGATCCTGCGTCAGCCGCTCCACACAAAGTGCCCAGAGTACCTTCTCCCGACTTCACCGCTGTCCTGTACAAGGAGCGTGACCCACTGCATCTGATTGCCTTAGAGGACAGCTTCTGTCAGAGCCCCCAGCCGCCCGAGGCTGAGGTCGACAGGCTTCGAGCAGAGACCAAGATGACTCGTCGAGAGATCCACTGCTGGTTCTCCGAGAGGCGGAAGAGGGAGGTCAGTCAGCAGCGAGACGAGAAAATGAAGACGGAGGAATCGTCTGAATGGGCCAAGCACTCCCACACCCCACCAACCTTGACCAAGGAGGACGGACAGTTCAAAGAAGAAGCTGCTGGCCAGAGGCCGTTCATGAAAGAGCACTACACGACGGACGCGGAGCAGTCGCAGAGTCAGAGCGGAAGCCCCGAGCCAAAGGTGAACCCCATCAAGATTAACCTGAAGATGCTAAAGGTGGCCGATCCGGAGTGCAAACACGAGCTGACGGTCATGTCGCCCGACCAGGAATCGGACATTTCCAGAATGATGTCCTCACCGTCCTCCTCCCTGCTATCCGACAGGGTAACTCCTGATCAAATGCACCTTCTTCGAAAGACCTTCGCCAGCACCCCCTGGCCAAACAACCAACAGCTGGATGAGCTGGTGATGGTCACGGGGCTGCACAAGTCCGAGGTGGTTCGCTGGTTCAGTGACAGCCGGCGTATTCACAAGAACGGACAGCTGCCGTGGCTAGACACCTACCAGAACACGTTGGCGGATTCCAGAGTGTGGTTTGCTGAGGAGAGGCACAGCAACGCAATAGGTCACACAGGGATGCAGAGAGCTGAGCAGCAGACCCATTTCATGGGGCACGATCTGGCAAGAGGTCTGGTTGGGCCGGAGACTATCGAGCGAGACCAAGCCAGTGTGCTGGAGGGGTCCCAGAGGTACTTGTCCTCCCTGCTGACGTCTGGGGATCCTGAGGGCCTGCATGGGCGGGAAGAGGCCTACGACACAACCAGAGCGCCCACCACACCAATGCAAGATCCCTGGGCAGTCAAGGGAGAGGAACACCAGCAGCCCATTGACGGTCAGAGTTTTCGGGAGCACCAGGCCCAAGACAAACAGTCCAGGTGA
- the zhx3a gene encoding zinc fingers and homeoboxes protein 3 isoform X1 translates to MASKRKSTVPCMIPSKSKHREDIILGCLPELLPTIPEDSILSISGEEGDTRVPPPPTQKKQGNNVTWKPPAATAEAAYSCPPCGFQTRDLTPFLDHLDSHHMDFRAQPSFHCQNCGVSASCFEALILHNAKTHPGTGLAGSPLSTSLRVSKRGGVTVVEQNLFPEASVEPGDAGFPDTTTTTTTSASVKIAKTKEEHKRSVVSHTAEVHRVDPHRDKGMEIRDPTVLAHMQTAAALNGSLGRLPSLPSAMQIVTGAGSLPHLRQNRGPIRPSFTTPVNPPNSSLPLNAFPPSDPNNNNLPKVMIPLSSIPAYDAAMDSSSFLKTSFSKFPYPTKAELCYLTVVSDFPEEQIKLWFTAQRLKQGISWSPEEIEDTRRRMFNTVFQPTPEGAQKQQQQHQQQSHYSIPQHRTVTHSVAMGPNCRVPQIPPGIVNRWKPGVIISQPGMIPRPPPPPTKPPSVVRTTAHLPTRAAALALAEAASSSFSSSGRSISISSGSSSSSSHISQTSAYQQPGHSSAKLPLDSEARVSTLSKDSVSSLAVISRINDHHQPTTISNSPSQSITSSNGSTSALNSIYSNFISNNFCIQNTSPTSKATSYNPNANGGTGSQSKSPGHTNENSNASISTSDSNTSTSPLRTSNTEDSDITNHTSKFSSDNADTSPLTTSNERSGVADNPPGLLHCPTVQPCSPLDPSLSKAKKSQEQLEELKKSYAHCQFPDQREVEKLTAATGLTMGDVQKWFSDKRCQDRNTSGSRSSAEMPSEDVPLPRSATPSSPDLAGNPVMRNGPASQPTLSPPPPKLLKQQDPASAAPHKVPRVPSPDFTAVLYKERDPLHLIALEDSFCQSPQPPEAEVDRLRAETKMTRREIHCWFSERRKREVSQQRDEKMKTEESSEWAKHSHTPPTLTKEDGQFKEEAAGQRPFMKEHYTTDAEQSQSQSGSPEPKVNPIKINLKMLKVADPECKHELTVMSPDQESDISRMMSSPSSSLLSDRVTPDQMHLLRKTFASTPWPNNQQLDELVMVTGLHKSEVVRWFSDSRRIHKNGQLPWLDTYQNTLADSRVWFAEERHSNAIGHTGMQRAEQQTHFMGHDLARGLVGPETIERDQASVLEGSQRYLSSLLTSGDPEGLHGREEAYDTTRAPTTPMQDPWAVKGEEHQQPIDGQSFREHQAQDKQSRDSLRRELLKV, encoded by the exons ATGGCCAGCAAGAGGAAGTCCACAGTACCGTGCATGATCCCATCCAAGAGCAAACACAGAGAGGACATCATACTGGGGTGCCTGCCTGAGCTACTACCCACAATTCCCGAAGACAGCATTCTCAGCATCTCTGGAGAGGAGGGGGACACACGCGTTCCCCCTCCTCCAACCCAAAAAAAGCAGGGCAACAATGTCACCTGGAAACCCCCTGCTGCCACCGCAGAGGCGGCGTACAGCTGCCCGCCCTGCGGATTCCAGACCAGAGACCTGACACCTTTCCTCGACCATTTGGACAGCCACCACATGGACTTCCGGGCACAGCCAAGCTTCCACTGCCAGAACTGCGGGGTCTCGGCGTCATGCTTCGAGGCCCTGATCTTACACAACGCAAAGACACACCCCGGAACCGGGCTGGCCGGCAGCCCCCTGAGCACCTCCCTTCGGGTGTCCAAGAGAGGCGGGGTGACCGTCGTGGAGCAGAACCTGTTTCCAGAGGCGTCCGTTGAGCCTGGAGACGCCGGATTCCCAgacactactaccaccaccaccaccagtgcatCTGTCAAGATAGCCAAGACCAAGGAGGAGCACAAGAGGAGCGTGGTTTCCCACACTGCCGAGGTGCACAGGGTTGACCCGCACAGGGACAAAGGAATGGAGATCAGAGACCCCACTGTGTTGGCACATATGCAGACCGCAGCAGCACTTAACGGATCCCTGGGGAGACTCCCGTCTCTCCCGTCCGCCATGCAAATTGTCACCGGAGCCGGGTCACTTCCCCACCTCAGGCAGAACAGAGGTCCCATTCGGCCATCTTTTACCACTCCGGTCAACCCTCCGAACTCGTCTCTCCCACTTAACGCTTTCCCGCCCTCCGACCCAAACAACAACAACCTCCCCAAGGTGATGATTCCTCTGAGTAGCATCCCCGCTTACGACGCGGCCATGGACTCCAGTAGTTTCCTCAAGACATCCTTCAGCAAGTTCCCGTACCCGACGAAGGCCGAGCTCTGCTACCTGACCGTCGTGTCTGATTTTCCCGAGGAGCAAATCAAACTGTGGTTCACGGCCCAGCGTCTGAAGCAAGGAATCAGCTGGTCCCCGGAGGAGATCGAAGACACCCGCAGGAGGATGTTCAACACGGTTTTCCAGCCAACACCCGAAGGTgcccagaagcagcagcagcagcatcagcagcagtccCACTACAGCATCCCACAGCACAGAACGGTTACTCATTCGGTTGCCATGGGGCCAAACTGCAGGGTGCCCCAAATACCACCAGGCATCGTCAACAGGTGGAAGCCAGGGGTCATAATCAGCCAACCCGGCATGATTCCGCGGCCTCCGCCTCCTCCCACGAAGCCCCCATCAGTCGTCAGAACAACAGCACATTTACCAACCAGAGCTGCCGCCCTTGCCCTCGCTGAGGCTGCAAGCAGCAGCTTTTCCAGCAGTGGCCGAAGCATCAGtatcagcagtggcagcagcagcagcagcagccacatcaGTCAAACGTCTGCCTATCAACAGCCCGGACATTCGAGCGCCAAGCTGCCTCTTGACAGTGAAGCCAGAGTCAGCACCTTAAGCAAAGACAGTGTTAGCAGCTTGGCTGTCATCAGCCGCATCAATGACCATCACCAACCGACAACAATCAGCAACAGCCCGAGTCAAAGCATCACTTCCAGCAACGGCAGCACCAGTGCCTTGAATAGCATTTATAGCAACTTTATCAGCAACAACTTTTGTATCCAAAACACTAGCCCCACCAGCAAAGCGACAAGCTACAACCCGAACGCTAACGGAGGCACCGGTAGCCAAAGCAAGAGCCCTGGCCACACCAACGAGAACAGCAATGCCAGCATATCTACCAGTGACAGCAACACTAGCACCAGCCCACTAAGAACTAGCAATACTGAAGATAGTGATATCACAAACCACACCAGCAAATTTAGCTCTGACAATGCAGACACTTCCCCCCTCACCACCAGCAATGAAAGAAGTGGAGTGGCGGACAATCCACCTGGCCTGTTGCACTGCCCAACGGTCCAGCCATGTAGTCCCCTAGACCCCTCTCTCAGCAAGGCCAAGAAATCCCAGGAACAGCTGGAGGAACTGAAGAAGAGCTATGCCCACTGCCAGTTTCCAGaccagagagaggtggagaagctcACGGCTGCCACTGGGCTCACCATGGGAGATGTCCAGAAGTGGTTCAGCGACAAGCGGTGCCAGGACCGAAACACGTCAGGTTCTCGGTCTTCGGCGGAGATGCCTTCTGAAGATGTTCCACTGCCACGCTCCGCCACTCCTTCATCCCCGGACCTCGCAGGCAACCCGGTGATGAGAAATGGCCCCGCCAGCCAGCCCACCCTTAGCCCCCCACCCCCGAAACTGCTGAAGCAACAAGATCCTGCGTCAGCCGCTCCACACAAAGTGCCCAGAGTACCTTCTCCCGACTTCACCGCTGTCCTGTACAAGGAGCGTGACCCACTGCATCTGATTGCCTTAGAGGACAGCTTCTGTCAGAGCCCCCAGCCGCCCGAGGCTGAGGTCGACAGGCTTCGAGCAGAGACCAAGATGACTCGTCGAGAGATCCACTGCTGGTTCTCCGAGAGGCGGAAGAGGGAGGTCAGTCAGCAGCGAGACGAGAAAATGAAGACGGAGGAATCGTCTGAATGGGCCAAGCACTCCCACACCCCACCAACCTTGACCAAGGAGGACGGACAGTTCAAAGAAGAAGCTGCTGGCCAGAGGCCGTTCATGAAAGAGCACTACACGACGGACGCGGAGCAGTCGCAGAGTCAGAGCGGAAGCCCCGAGCCAAAGGTGAACCCCATCAAGATTAACCTGAAGATGCTAAAGGTGGCCGATCCGGAGTGCAAACACGAGCTGACGGTCATGTCGCCCGACCAGGAATCGGACATTTCCAGAATGATGTCCTCACCGTCCTCCTCCCTGCTATCCGACAGGGTAACTCCTGATCAAATGCACCTTCTTCGAAAGACCTTCGCCAGCACCCCCTGGCCAAACAACCAACAGCTGGATGAGCTGGTGATGGTCACGGGGCTGCACAAGTCCGAGGTGGTTCGCTGGTTCAGTGACAGCCGGCGTATTCACAAGAACGGACAGCTGCCGTGGCTAGACACCTACCAGAACACGTTGGCGGATTCCAGAGTGTGGTTTGCTGAGGAGAGGCACAGCAACGCAATAGGTCACACAGGGATGCAGAGAGCTGAGCAGCAGACCCATTTCATGGGGCACGATCTGGCAAGAGGTCTGGTTGGGCCGGAGACTATCGAGCGAGACCAAGCCAGTGTGCTGGAGGGGTCCCAGAGGTACTTGTCCTCCCTGCTGACGTCTGGGGATCCTGAGGGCCTGCATGGGCGGGAAGAGGCCTACGACACAACCAGAGCGCCCACCACACCAATGCAAGATCCCTGGGCAGTCAAGGGAGAGGAACACCAGCAGCCCATTGACGGTCAGAGTTTTCGGGAGCACCAGGCCCAAGACAAACAGTCCAG GGACAGTCTGCGGAGGGAGCTGTTGAAGGTGTGA